In a single window of the Centroberyx gerrardi isolate f3 chromosome 17, fCenGer3.hap1.cur.20231027, whole genome shotgun sequence genome:
- the rps6ka1 gene encoding ribosomal protein S6 kinase alpha-1 isoform X3, producing the protein MPLAQIAEPWPTMELVQLETENGQSTTEDGVTPDVKEDGDIKEINITHVVKEGSEKADASQFELLKVLGQGSFGKVFLVRKVTPPDANQLYAMKVLKKATLKVRDRVRTKMERDILADVNHPFVVKLHYAFQTEGKLYLILDFLRGGDLFTRLSKEVMFTEEDVKFYLAELALGLDHLHGLGIIYRDLKPENILLDEEGHIKLTDFGLCKEAIDHEKKAYSFCGTVEYMAPEVVNRQGHIHSADWWSFGVLMFEMLTGALPFQGKDRKETMNLILKARLGMPQFLSAEAQSLLRALFKRNPSNRLGSGADGAEEIKRHCFFSTIDWNKLFRREIKPPFKPAVARPDDTFYFDSEFTSRTPKDSPGVPPSAGAHQLFRGFSFVASTMLEEEGSEEPAQPPPHPVVQQLHGKNLLFSDGYVLKEDIGMGSFSVCKRCVHKATNTEYAVKMIDKTSTDPSEEIEILLRYGQHPNIITLKDVYDNGKQVYLVTELMRGGELLDRILKQKSFSEREASAVLHTITKTVEYLHSQGVVHRDLKPSNILYVDESGNPESIRICDFGFAKQLRANNGLLMTPCYTANFVAPEVLKRQGYDEGCDIWSLGVLLYTMLAGFTPFANGPEDTPNEILSRIGSGRFSLTGGNWDAVSDSAKELVSKMLHVDPHQRLTAKQVLRHPWIVQRDHLPNSQLPHQDPKLVKGAMAATYSALKNSQPTPELKPIESSFLAQRRVKKLPSTSL; encoded by the exons GAGGATGGAGACATCAAGGAGATCAACATTACCCATGTGGTCAAAGAGGGTTCAGAGAAGGCTGATGCCTCCCAGTTTGAACTGCTCAAAGTCTTGGGACAGGGATCCTTTggcaag gtgttCCTGGTACGAAAGGTGACCCCTCCCGATGCCAACCAGCTCTATGCCATGAAGGTCCTCAAGAAGGCCACGCTCAAAG TGAGAGACCGTGTGAGGaccaagatggagagagacatcCTGGCAGATGTCAACCACCCATTTGTTGTCAAACTGCACTATG cattcCAGACTGAAGGGAAGTTGTACCTGATCCTGGACTTCCTCAGAGGAGGCGATCTCTTCACTAGACTGTCTAAAGAG gtgaTGTTCACAGAGGAGGATGTGAAGTTTTACCTGGCAGAGCTGGCATTGGGACTGGACCACCTGCACGGCCTGGGCATTATCTACAGAGACCTCAAACCTGAAAA CATTCTACTGGATGAGGAGGGACATATCAAACTCACAG ACTTTGGCTTGTGTAAAGAAGCTATCGACCATGAGAAGAAGGCCTACTCCTTCTGTGGCACTGTGGAGTACATGGCACCAGAGGTCGTCAACAGGCAGGGACACATCCACAGCGCAGACTGGTGGTCATTTGGAGTACTAATG TTTGAGATGTTGACAGGAGCTCTGCCGTTCCAAGGGAAGGACCGTAAAGAAACTATGAACCTGATTCTGAA GGCGCGTCTGGGAATGCCCCAGTTCCTGAGTGCGGAGGCCCAGTCTCTGCTCAGGGCTTTGTTCAAGAGGAACCCTTCCAACAGACTGG GGTCTGGAGCTGACGGTGCAGAGGAGATCAAGCGGCACTGCTTCTTCTCCACCATAGACTGGAAT AAACTCTTCAGAAGAGAGATAAAGCCTCCGTTCAAACCGGCTGTGGCTCGTCCGGACGACACCTTCTACTTTGACTCAGAGTTCACCTCCCGCACGCCtaaag ACTCCCCCGGCGTGCCGCCCAGCGCCGGAGCCCACCAGCTCTTCAGAGGCTTCAGCTTCGTTGCGTCGACTATGTTGGAGGAGGAAGGCTCAGAGGAGCCGGCCCAGCCCCCGCCACACCCAGTGGTCCAG cagTTACATGGGAAGAACCTGTTGTTCAGCGATGGCTATGTGTTGAAGGAAGACATCGGCATGggctccttctctgtctgtaaACGCTGTGTGCACAAAGCCACCAACACAGAATACGCCGTCAag atgattgacaAGACCAGTACAGACCCTTCTGAGGAGATTGAGATTCTACTTAGATATGGACAGCACCCCAACATCATAACACTGAAGGAT gtgtACGACAACGGTAAGCAGGTGTACCTGGTGACGGAGCTGATGCGTGGAGGAGAGCTGCTGGATCGGATCCTCAAGCAGAAGTCCTTCTCTGAGAGAGAGGCCAGCGCTGTGCTGCACACCATCACCAAGACTGTGGAGTACCTGCACTCACAGGGG gtgGTGCACCGAGACCTGAAGCCCAGTAACATTCTGTATGTTGACGAGTCGGGGAATCCAGAGTCGATCAGGATCTGTGACTTTGGCTTCGCTAAGCAGCTGCGTGCCAACAACGGCCTGCTGATGACCCCGTGCTACACCGCTAACTTCGTAGCTCCCGAG GTGTTGAAGCGTCAAGGCTATGACGAAGGCTGCGACATCTGGAGTCTGGGAGTCCTGCTGTACACCATGCTGGCCGG CTTCACTCCGTTTGCCAATGGGCCCGAGGACACCCCGAATGAGATCCTGAGCAGGATAGGCAGCGGTCGCTTCAGTCTGACCGGAGGCAACTGGGACGCTGTGTCCGATTCTGCCAAG GAGCTGGTGTCTAAGATGCTTCATGTGGACCCGCACCAGAGACTGACAGCTAAGCAGGTGCTCAGACACCCCTGGATTGTCCAGAGAGACCACCTGCCCAACAGCCAGCTCCCACACCAGGACCCCAAACTGGTCAAG GGTGCGATGGCAGCCACCTACTCCGCCCTGAAGAACTCCCAACCCACTCCGGAGCTCAAGCCCATCGAGAGCTCCTTCCTAGCCCAGAGACGCGTCAAGAAacttccctccacctccctgtaG
- the rps6ka1 gene encoding ribosomal protein S6 kinase alpha-1 isoform X1, translated as MLGVLLQSLIQIQGVLADFYFSGSLEEGKVDPDLEPDDDERHSPLQNGQSTTEDGVTPDVKEDGDIKEINITHVVKEGSEKADASQFELLKVLGQGSFGKVFLVRKVTPPDANQLYAMKVLKKATLKVRDRVRTKMERDILADVNHPFVVKLHYAFQTEGKLYLILDFLRGGDLFTRLSKEVMFTEEDVKFYLAELALGLDHLHGLGIIYRDLKPENILLDEEGHIKLTDFGLCKEAIDHEKKAYSFCGTVEYMAPEVVNRQGHIHSADWWSFGVLMFEMLTGALPFQGKDRKETMNLILKARLGMPQFLSAEAQSLLRALFKRNPSNRLGSGADGAEEIKRHCFFSTIDWNKLFRREIKPPFKPAVARPDDTFYFDSEFTSRTPKDSPGVPPSAGAHQLFRGFSFVASTMLEEEGSEEPAQPPPHPVVQQLHGKNLLFSDGYVLKEDIGMGSFSVCKRCVHKATNTEYAVKMIDKTSTDPSEEIEILLRYGQHPNIITLKDVYDNGKQVYLVTELMRGGELLDRILKQKSFSEREASAVLHTITKTVEYLHSQGVVHRDLKPSNILYVDESGNPESIRICDFGFAKQLRANNGLLMTPCYTANFVAPEVLKRQGYDEGCDIWSLGVLLYTMLAGFTPFANGPEDTPNEILSRIGSGRFSLTGGNWDAVSDSAKELVSKMLHVDPHQRLTAKQVLRHPWIVQRDHLPNSQLPHQDPKLVKGAMAATYSALKNSQPTPELKPIESSFLAQRRVKKLPSTSL; from the exons GAGGATGGAGACATCAAGGAGATCAACATTACCCATGTGGTCAAAGAGGGTTCAGAGAAGGCTGATGCCTCCCAGTTTGAACTGCTCAAAGTCTTGGGACAGGGATCCTTTggcaag gtgttCCTGGTACGAAAGGTGACCCCTCCCGATGCCAACCAGCTCTATGCCATGAAGGTCCTCAAGAAGGCCACGCTCAAAG TGAGAGACCGTGTGAGGaccaagatggagagagacatcCTGGCAGATGTCAACCACCCATTTGTTGTCAAACTGCACTATG cattcCAGACTGAAGGGAAGTTGTACCTGATCCTGGACTTCCTCAGAGGAGGCGATCTCTTCACTAGACTGTCTAAAGAG gtgaTGTTCACAGAGGAGGATGTGAAGTTTTACCTGGCAGAGCTGGCATTGGGACTGGACCACCTGCACGGCCTGGGCATTATCTACAGAGACCTCAAACCTGAAAA CATTCTACTGGATGAGGAGGGACATATCAAACTCACAG ACTTTGGCTTGTGTAAAGAAGCTATCGACCATGAGAAGAAGGCCTACTCCTTCTGTGGCACTGTGGAGTACATGGCACCAGAGGTCGTCAACAGGCAGGGACACATCCACAGCGCAGACTGGTGGTCATTTGGAGTACTAATG TTTGAGATGTTGACAGGAGCTCTGCCGTTCCAAGGGAAGGACCGTAAAGAAACTATGAACCTGATTCTGAA GGCGCGTCTGGGAATGCCCCAGTTCCTGAGTGCGGAGGCCCAGTCTCTGCTCAGGGCTTTGTTCAAGAGGAACCCTTCCAACAGACTGG GGTCTGGAGCTGACGGTGCAGAGGAGATCAAGCGGCACTGCTTCTTCTCCACCATAGACTGGAAT AAACTCTTCAGAAGAGAGATAAAGCCTCCGTTCAAACCGGCTGTGGCTCGTCCGGACGACACCTTCTACTTTGACTCAGAGTTCACCTCCCGCACGCCtaaag ACTCCCCCGGCGTGCCGCCCAGCGCCGGAGCCCACCAGCTCTTCAGAGGCTTCAGCTTCGTTGCGTCGACTATGTTGGAGGAGGAAGGCTCAGAGGAGCCGGCCCAGCCCCCGCCACACCCAGTGGTCCAG cagTTACATGGGAAGAACCTGTTGTTCAGCGATGGCTATGTGTTGAAGGAAGACATCGGCATGggctccttctctgtctgtaaACGCTGTGTGCACAAAGCCACCAACACAGAATACGCCGTCAag atgattgacaAGACCAGTACAGACCCTTCTGAGGAGATTGAGATTCTACTTAGATATGGACAGCACCCCAACATCATAACACTGAAGGAT gtgtACGACAACGGTAAGCAGGTGTACCTGGTGACGGAGCTGATGCGTGGAGGAGAGCTGCTGGATCGGATCCTCAAGCAGAAGTCCTTCTCTGAGAGAGAGGCCAGCGCTGTGCTGCACACCATCACCAAGACTGTGGAGTACCTGCACTCACAGGGG gtgGTGCACCGAGACCTGAAGCCCAGTAACATTCTGTATGTTGACGAGTCGGGGAATCCAGAGTCGATCAGGATCTGTGACTTTGGCTTCGCTAAGCAGCTGCGTGCCAACAACGGCCTGCTGATGACCCCGTGCTACACCGCTAACTTCGTAGCTCCCGAG GTGTTGAAGCGTCAAGGCTATGACGAAGGCTGCGACATCTGGAGTCTGGGAGTCCTGCTGTACACCATGCTGGCCGG CTTCACTCCGTTTGCCAATGGGCCCGAGGACACCCCGAATGAGATCCTGAGCAGGATAGGCAGCGGTCGCTTCAGTCTGACCGGAGGCAACTGGGACGCTGTGTCCGATTCTGCCAAG GAGCTGGTGTCTAAGATGCTTCATGTGGACCCGCACCAGAGACTGACAGCTAAGCAGGTGCTCAGACACCCCTGGATTGTCCAGAGAGACCACCTGCCCAACAGCCAGCTCCCACACCAGGACCCCAAACTGGTCAAG GGTGCGATGGCAGCCACCTACTCCGCCCTGAAGAACTCCCAACCCACTCCGGAGCTCAAGCCCATCGAGAGCTCCTTCCTAGCCCAGAGACGCGTCAAGAAacttccctccacctccctgtaG
- the rps6ka1 gene encoding ribosomal protein S6 kinase alpha-1 isoform X4, with product MWRLIFRTKTRLPEDSRITWIEKDFANIRAQEDGDIKEINITHVVKEGSEKADASQFELLKVLGQGSFGKVFLVRKVTPPDANQLYAMKVLKKATLKVRDRVRTKMERDILADVNHPFVVKLHYAFQTEGKLYLILDFLRGGDLFTRLSKEVMFTEEDVKFYLAELALGLDHLHGLGIIYRDLKPENILLDEEGHIKLTDFGLCKEAIDHEKKAYSFCGTVEYMAPEVVNRQGHIHSADWWSFGVLMFEMLTGALPFQGKDRKETMNLILKARLGMPQFLSAEAQSLLRALFKRNPSNRLGSGADGAEEIKRHCFFSTIDWNKLFRREIKPPFKPAVARPDDTFYFDSEFTSRTPKDSPGVPPSAGAHQLFRGFSFVASTMLEEEGSEEPAQPPPHPVVQQLHGKNLLFSDGYVLKEDIGMGSFSVCKRCVHKATNTEYAVKMIDKTSTDPSEEIEILLRYGQHPNIITLKDVYDNGKQVYLVTELMRGGELLDRILKQKSFSEREASAVLHTITKTVEYLHSQGVVHRDLKPSNILYVDESGNPESIRICDFGFAKQLRANNGLLMTPCYTANFVAPEVLKRQGYDEGCDIWSLGVLLYTMLAGFTPFANGPEDTPNEILSRIGSGRFSLTGGNWDAVSDSAKELVSKMLHVDPHQRLTAKQVLRHPWIVQRDHLPNSQLPHQDPKLVKGAMAATYSALKNSQPTPELKPIESSFLAQRRVKKLPSTSL from the exons GAGGATGGAGACATCAAGGAGATCAACATTACCCATGTGGTCAAAGAGGGTTCAGAGAAGGCTGATGCCTCCCAGTTTGAACTGCTCAAAGTCTTGGGACAGGGATCCTTTggcaag gtgttCCTGGTACGAAAGGTGACCCCTCCCGATGCCAACCAGCTCTATGCCATGAAGGTCCTCAAGAAGGCCACGCTCAAAG TGAGAGACCGTGTGAGGaccaagatggagagagacatcCTGGCAGATGTCAACCACCCATTTGTTGTCAAACTGCACTATG cattcCAGACTGAAGGGAAGTTGTACCTGATCCTGGACTTCCTCAGAGGAGGCGATCTCTTCACTAGACTGTCTAAAGAG gtgaTGTTCACAGAGGAGGATGTGAAGTTTTACCTGGCAGAGCTGGCATTGGGACTGGACCACCTGCACGGCCTGGGCATTATCTACAGAGACCTCAAACCTGAAAA CATTCTACTGGATGAGGAGGGACATATCAAACTCACAG ACTTTGGCTTGTGTAAAGAAGCTATCGACCATGAGAAGAAGGCCTACTCCTTCTGTGGCACTGTGGAGTACATGGCACCAGAGGTCGTCAACAGGCAGGGACACATCCACAGCGCAGACTGGTGGTCATTTGGAGTACTAATG TTTGAGATGTTGACAGGAGCTCTGCCGTTCCAAGGGAAGGACCGTAAAGAAACTATGAACCTGATTCTGAA GGCGCGTCTGGGAATGCCCCAGTTCCTGAGTGCGGAGGCCCAGTCTCTGCTCAGGGCTTTGTTCAAGAGGAACCCTTCCAACAGACTGG GGTCTGGAGCTGACGGTGCAGAGGAGATCAAGCGGCACTGCTTCTTCTCCACCATAGACTGGAAT AAACTCTTCAGAAGAGAGATAAAGCCTCCGTTCAAACCGGCTGTGGCTCGTCCGGACGACACCTTCTACTTTGACTCAGAGTTCACCTCCCGCACGCCtaaag ACTCCCCCGGCGTGCCGCCCAGCGCCGGAGCCCACCAGCTCTTCAGAGGCTTCAGCTTCGTTGCGTCGACTATGTTGGAGGAGGAAGGCTCAGAGGAGCCGGCCCAGCCCCCGCCACACCCAGTGGTCCAG cagTTACATGGGAAGAACCTGTTGTTCAGCGATGGCTATGTGTTGAAGGAAGACATCGGCATGggctccttctctgtctgtaaACGCTGTGTGCACAAAGCCACCAACACAGAATACGCCGTCAag atgattgacaAGACCAGTACAGACCCTTCTGAGGAGATTGAGATTCTACTTAGATATGGACAGCACCCCAACATCATAACACTGAAGGAT gtgtACGACAACGGTAAGCAGGTGTACCTGGTGACGGAGCTGATGCGTGGAGGAGAGCTGCTGGATCGGATCCTCAAGCAGAAGTCCTTCTCTGAGAGAGAGGCCAGCGCTGTGCTGCACACCATCACCAAGACTGTGGAGTACCTGCACTCACAGGGG gtgGTGCACCGAGACCTGAAGCCCAGTAACATTCTGTATGTTGACGAGTCGGGGAATCCAGAGTCGATCAGGATCTGTGACTTTGGCTTCGCTAAGCAGCTGCGTGCCAACAACGGCCTGCTGATGACCCCGTGCTACACCGCTAACTTCGTAGCTCCCGAG GTGTTGAAGCGTCAAGGCTATGACGAAGGCTGCGACATCTGGAGTCTGGGAGTCCTGCTGTACACCATGCTGGCCGG CTTCACTCCGTTTGCCAATGGGCCCGAGGACACCCCGAATGAGATCCTGAGCAGGATAGGCAGCGGTCGCTTCAGTCTGACCGGAGGCAACTGGGACGCTGTGTCCGATTCTGCCAAG GAGCTGGTGTCTAAGATGCTTCATGTGGACCCGCACCAGAGACTGACAGCTAAGCAGGTGCTCAGACACCCCTGGATTGTCCAGAGAGACCACCTGCCCAACAGCCAGCTCCCACACCAGGACCCCAAACTGGTCAAG GGTGCGATGGCAGCCACCTACTCCGCCCTGAAGAACTCCCAACCCACTCCGGAGCTCAAGCCCATCGAGAGCTCCTTCCTAGCCCAGAGACGCGTCAAGAAacttccctccacctccctgtaG
- the rps6ka1 gene encoding ribosomal protein S6 kinase alpha-1 isoform X2 has translation MDKDKKRFNLGRLLTLYLFKKQQNKALASSSAHCSSYRAAAAPGSGTDSSPAGRNRWTEDGDIKEINITHVVKEGSEKADASQFELLKVLGQGSFGKVFLVRKVTPPDANQLYAMKVLKKATLKVRDRVRTKMERDILADVNHPFVVKLHYAFQTEGKLYLILDFLRGGDLFTRLSKEVMFTEEDVKFYLAELALGLDHLHGLGIIYRDLKPENILLDEEGHIKLTDFGLCKEAIDHEKKAYSFCGTVEYMAPEVVNRQGHIHSADWWSFGVLMFEMLTGALPFQGKDRKETMNLILKARLGMPQFLSAEAQSLLRALFKRNPSNRLGSGADGAEEIKRHCFFSTIDWNKLFRREIKPPFKPAVARPDDTFYFDSEFTSRTPKDSPGVPPSAGAHQLFRGFSFVASTMLEEEGSEEPAQPPPHPVVQQLHGKNLLFSDGYVLKEDIGMGSFSVCKRCVHKATNTEYAVKMIDKTSTDPSEEIEILLRYGQHPNIITLKDVYDNGKQVYLVTELMRGGELLDRILKQKSFSEREASAVLHTITKTVEYLHSQGVVHRDLKPSNILYVDESGNPESIRICDFGFAKQLRANNGLLMTPCYTANFVAPEVLKRQGYDEGCDIWSLGVLLYTMLAGFTPFANGPEDTPNEILSRIGSGRFSLTGGNWDAVSDSAKELVSKMLHVDPHQRLTAKQVLRHPWIVQRDHLPNSQLPHQDPKLVKGAMAATYSALKNSQPTPELKPIESSFLAQRRVKKLPSTSL, from the exons ATGGATAAGGACAAGAAAAGGTTCAACCTGGGCCGCTTGCTGACCCTCTACCTGTTTAAAAAGCAGCAGAACAAAGCCTTGGCTAGCAGCAGTGCTCACTGTagcagctacagagcagcagcagcaccaggcaGCGGCACAGACAGCTCACCTGCAGGGAGGAACCGCTGGACG GAGGATGGAGACATCAAGGAGATCAACATTACCCATGTGGTCAAAGAGGGTTCAGAGAAGGCTGATGCCTCCCAGTTTGAACTGCTCAAAGTCTTGGGACAGGGATCCTTTggcaag gtgttCCTGGTACGAAAGGTGACCCCTCCCGATGCCAACCAGCTCTATGCCATGAAGGTCCTCAAGAAGGCCACGCTCAAAG TGAGAGACCGTGTGAGGaccaagatggagagagacatcCTGGCAGATGTCAACCACCCATTTGTTGTCAAACTGCACTATG cattcCAGACTGAAGGGAAGTTGTACCTGATCCTGGACTTCCTCAGAGGAGGCGATCTCTTCACTAGACTGTCTAAAGAG gtgaTGTTCACAGAGGAGGATGTGAAGTTTTACCTGGCAGAGCTGGCATTGGGACTGGACCACCTGCACGGCCTGGGCATTATCTACAGAGACCTCAAACCTGAAAA CATTCTACTGGATGAGGAGGGACATATCAAACTCACAG ACTTTGGCTTGTGTAAAGAAGCTATCGACCATGAGAAGAAGGCCTACTCCTTCTGTGGCACTGTGGAGTACATGGCACCAGAGGTCGTCAACAGGCAGGGACACATCCACAGCGCAGACTGGTGGTCATTTGGAGTACTAATG TTTGAGATGTTGACAGGAGCTCTGCCGTTCCAAGGGAAGGACCGTAAAGAAACTATGAACCTGATTCTGAA GGCGCGTCTGGGAATGCCCCAGTTCCTGAGTGCGGAGGCCCAGTCTCTGCTCAGGGCTTTGTTCAAGAGGAACCCTTCCAACAGACTGG GGTCTGGAGCTGACGGTGCAGAGGAGATCAAGCGGCACTGCTTCTTCTCCACCATAGACTGGAAT AAACTCTTCAGAAGAGAGATAAAGCCTCCGTTCAAACCGGCTGTGGCTCGTCCGGACGACACCTTCTACTTTGACTCAGAGTTCACCTCCCGCACGCCtaaag ACTCCCCCGGCGTGCCGCCCAGCGCCGGAGCCCACCAGCTCTTCAGAGGCTTCAGCTTCGTTGCGTCGACTATGTTGGAGGAGGAAGGCTCAGAGGAGCCGGCCCAGCCCCCGCCACACCCAGTGGTCCAG cagTTACATGGGAAGAACCTGTTGTTCAGCGATGGCTATGTGTTGAAGGAAGACATCGGCATGggctccttctctgtctgtaaACGCTGTGTGCACAAAGCCACCAACACAGAATACGCCGTCAag atgattgacaAGACCAGTACAGACCCTTCTGAGGAGATTGAGATTCTACTTAGATATGGACAGCACCCCAACATCATAACACTGAAGGAT gtgtACGACAACGGTAAGCAGGTGTACCTGGTGACGGAGCTGATGCGTGGAGGAGAGCTGCTGGATCGGATCCTCAAGCAGAAGTCCTTCTCTGAGAGAGAGGCCAGCGCTGTGCTGCACACCATCACCAAGACTGTGGAGTACCTGCACTCACAGGGG gtgGTGCACCGAGACCTGAAGCCCAGTAACATTCTGTATGTTGACGAGTCGGGGAATCCAGAGTCGATCAGGATCTGTGACTTTGGCTTCGCTAAGCAGCTGCGTGCCAACAACGGCCTGCTGATGACCCCGTGCTACACCGCTAACTTCGTAGCTCCCGAG GTGTTGAAGCGTCAAGGCTATGACGAAGGCTGCGACATCTGGAGTCTGGGAGTCCTGCTGTACACCATGCTGGCCGG CTTCACTCCGTTTGCCAATGGGCCCGAGGACACCCCGAATGAGATCCTGAGCAGGATAGGCAGCGGTCGCTTCAGTCTGACCGGAGGCAACTGGGACGCTGTGTCCGATTCTGCCAAG GAGCTGGTGTCTAAGATGCTTCATGTGGACCCGCACCAGAGACTGACAGCTAAGCAGGTGCTCAGACACCCCTGGATTGTCCAGAGAGACCACCTGCCCAACAGCCAGCTCCCACACCAGGACCCCAAACTGGTCAAG GGTGCGATGGCAGCCACCTACTCCGCCCTGAAGAACTCCCAACCCACTCCGGAGCTCAAGCCCATCGAGAGCTCCTTCCTAGCCCAGAGACGCGTCAAGAAacttccctccacctccctgtaG